The Acinonyx jubatus isolate Ajub_Pintada_27869175 chromosome B3, VMU_Ajub_asm_v1.0, whole genome shotgun sequence genomic interval CCTGTTCCCTTACTAATGAATCCTAAATTCAGCTTCCAAATAAACTACATGCAATACAATTTTGTCTTAGGGTCTTCTAAGGGAAACCAATCTAAGTAACTATGTAGAGCTACTACTCCTACATATATAACCCTTCAATGTAATGGTTCCTGACATTCCCCAGAGCTGGGTTATACTTTGTTTTCAAACCTTATGGGAAGCAGAAGGGATTTTCTTATATTACTTATTGTCAAAATAATCACAGTTtcaatcataaaatattatttagtagATACTACTGCTGTctgctaaaataataaaataataccctTATATAGTAGATTCACATCTCCCATGCTAACCAAAGTAATGAATAAATGCTCTACAGAGGAGTAGAATTTTGATCAGTGAGgtagaaaatatattaagtttaTGTCTGTTTTAAATGTCAGATGCCTAggtagaaatatataaaagacagATGGATGTATAGGTTGAGAGCTCCAATGATAGAACCAGTTAGCAGAGTCTGACATAATGTCCTTATTTGCTCAATCTTTTTATGGCTAcctttatgtctttatttcttaacGTATATATGATGGGATTTAAGATGGGTGTGATAGCAAAGTCAGCAATGAACAGGTATTTATCAACTGACGATGTGGGGAAAGGCCATACATAGAGAAACATGCATGGagtgaaaaatagaaccaccacAGTGATGTGAGCTGACAGAGTGACAAATGCTTTGGATAAGTCTCCTGAAGAACGTTTCCAGACAGTGACCAAAATGAAGATATAGGAAAGGATTAGCAGGAAGAAGGTGCCCATGCTCATGAAGCCACTGTTGGCAGCAATAATAAACTCAAACTTGGCTCCATCTGTGCATGCAAGTTTTATGATTCTGGGAAAGTCACAGTAAAAGCTGTCTATTTTATTAGGACCGCAAAAGGGCAAGTTTATAATGAAAGCAAACTGGGACATAGCATGGATCACCCCAATGACCCAGCCAGCAATTACAAATGAAACACATATTTTAGGATTCATGATGTTCAGGTAGCGAAGAGGCTTACAGATTGCTGTGTACCTGTCAAATGCCATGGCGATGAGTAACACCATCTCCACTCCTCCCATGATGTGGATGAAGCATATCTGTGTCATACAACTTTGGAAAGAAATTATCTTGTGTTCATTTAAAAGGTCTCTAATCATTTTGGGGACTGTGGTAGAGGCAACCCCCACGTCAATGAAGGACAGATTGGCCAGTAGGAAGTACATAGGAGAATGTAAATGAGaatcaaaaattaccaaaaagacaaTGAAGAGATTTCCCAGGATGATTCCTAAATAGATCAAGGAAAATATTAATGTAAGAAAAACTTTAGTTTCCCAAGAACTAGAGAGTCCAAGCAACACAAACTCAGAAACCATAGAATTATTTAATCCATCCATTGACTTGGGCAGAAGAGCTGATTTTCAAATCACCTGAGAATAGAAAATGATTAAAAGTCAGAATCAGTGGTACAAGtgtaaatttcctatttcttgctAGTTTTTTCTTTGGGGTACATATCCCCAATTAGAAATCCTTTAAttggataagaaaaaaattaaggatatgAAAACATTATGGTGATCAAGAGAATGATTacataaaaagggaagaaaattattaatattttcgaTGGAGGTAAATGGTGTTAATTCCCTTCTATTACATTTTCAGATCCTTTTATTTTACCTCTCAAGGAATTCTAGACCTTTCCCTGATCACTTACTTACGTGTTCTCCCATCTGAATAATCTCGGCTACTACTGTCAGCTTCACATTAATATTCTCACACTAAACTTGCTAATTTTCCTTAACTGAATTTATTTCAGTGGTCAAATAGAGACCTTTAGGCCAAAATTGTTTAATGCCTTTCACCTTGTTTCACCTTGTAtatgtattttggttttgtttttaaatttgtgtgtgtgtgtaattttccATGGAAATCAGGCGCTCAGATTGTGATTCATAATTTTGATTCATAACTATTATCGTGGGTATATGCCTCTATATTCAATGAAAATGTTAGATACAAAGACTGAATGCTTAGtaagtaaaaaatgttaattaaacaattataatattaatagatGACATGTTTTTGATGTATCCTCCATGCAAAGCTTTGTACCaagtacattatctcatttaaaccccACAGAATTcaatttggaaaactttttttagaCTCATTTTActaaagaagaaactgagtcttagaGGGATCAAGTGTCAGAGCCAGGACTTTTACCCAGAGCTGTAGGACAATATGATCCATACTTCTGACCATGGCTCTGTGCTCTTGAAGGTTGGCTCTTTCCCATATACCATGGATCTTCCCTAAGGATTGATCAATTAAACTTTCTTCaactttttgcttccttttaccTATTTACATagttagttcttttttaaaaaatcaagtttctgaatctgtgtctcctaattctctttctcttcctaacTCCTCATTGGCGGTCCTCACTTTTTGTTCTCCAGTAGGCCAAAACAATTCAGTTTCCAAAATTCCTTGTTCATAGGAAGAACCCCTGGAATCAGAATACATCATACAGTAATCAATTTTTAGCATCATTTTCCTTGATCTCTCTGCAGGATGTGATAATATGTATCATGCCCTTTATTCTGTAACTCCCTTTGCTCTTGgctccttggctttttttttaattcttttttttaaagtaatgtttattatttattatttttgagggtgggaggggcaaagagagagggagacacagaatctgaagcgggctccaggctctgagctgtcagcacagaacctgatgtggggctcgaactcccaaaccatgagatcatgacctgagccaaagtcggacgctgaacccactgagccacccaggtgcccctcattggcTTTTCTAAAGCCAATCTTCTTCCCACTTCTTGCcaacagaaatttcatttttttctgatagttGGCTTAAATCTCTAGATTATAGAAGACATTAGCTCTATCTCCAGTTGAGAGCATGATTTTTATACATGATCTATACGTGATTTTTATAAACCACTTGCTATAAACCCATTTTCCTTGGCCATGAATTAATCTAATATAGGGCATGTGACCCAGAACTATTCAATGGTAAACTAATGTTGTCTGAAGAACTTTCCtttcaaatgaaaagacaaatcttCATGTAGAGAAGGTTCTTTTCAtggtcttggttttgttttgttgttgttttttgtttttgtggggttttttttgcatttaatgcTAATGATATGTTTAAAGGTGCAGAAACCACAAAGTTGCAAAGcccatataataaaataatacagtaaaaattCAGAGAGGGCCTAGAAACCAAAGACATGTTGAATCATTTAACTCAAGCCTGCAATAATGTCCCTTCAGATTTATTCTTATAATGTGAGAAAAATAAGCTGTAATTTCTTTGATCCACTATAAACCAGGTTTTCTGTTAATTTGTTGAATGCAATTAGATCATT includes:
- the LOC106969859 gene encoding olfactory receptor 4F21-like, translating into MDGLNNSMVSEFVLLGLSSSWETKVFLTLIFSLIYLGIILGNLFIVFLVIFDSHLHSPMYFLLANLSFIDVGVASTTVPKMIRDLLNEHKIISFQSCMTQICFIHIMGGVEMVLLIAMAFDRYTAICKPLRYLNIMNPKICVSFVIAGWVIGVIHAMSQFAFIINLPFCGPNKIDSFYCDFPRIIKLACTDGAKFEFIIAANSGFMSMGTFFLLILSYIFILVTVWKRSSGDLSKAFVTLSAHITVVVLFFTPCMFLYVWPFPTSSVDKYLFIADFAITPILNPIIYTLRNKDIKVAIKRLSK